In the genome of Massilia sp. W12, the window AAATCCACGCGCCCGCGCAGCGAAGGGAACATCTCGGACACCTTCATTCCATCTTCTTTACGCGACGTGATCGCTTGCAATTGCACTTGCGGATGCGCTGACAGCAAGCGCAGCAATTCGACCCCGGTGTAGCCAGTGCCGCCAACGATGCCCACTTTGATCATGTTCATTCCTTCAACGCCGCGAGAGTACTCTTTTGGCAAAATTAGTGTTAAAACAACAATAAGCTTGTGGCTGCATTTTACCAGTTTGCCGCCCGGGGCATGCGCTTGCACCTGAATTCAGGCAGCATACGGCACAGCAAGGCGCGGCAAAAAATGTGTCCACAAAAAACAAAACCGCCGGACAAAGCCGGCGGTTTTGCATGCGGATCGCAGCGATTAACGCTTGGAGAATTGCTTTGCGCGACGTGCTTTGCGCAGACCAACTTTCTTACGTTCAACTTCACGTGCGTCACGGGTCACGAAGCCGGCGTTCGACAGAGCAGCCTTGAGCGCTGCGTCATAGTCGATCAGGGCGCGGGTGATGCCGTGGCGCACTGCGCCTGCCTGGCCGGATTCGCCGCCGCCGTGCACATTCACCTTGATGTCGAAGCGCTCGACATTATTGGTCAGTTCCAACGGTTGACGGATCACCATCAGGCCGGTTTCACGCGAAAAGTATTCGCTTGCCGGACGGCCGTTGACGATGATTTGGCCGCTGCCGGCCTTGATGAAGACGCGGGCGACGGCGCTCTTACGGCGGCCGGTACCATAGTAGTAATTACCGATCATGGCGATTTCCTCAGATGTCCAAAACTTTGGGTTGCTGCGCGGTATGCGGATGGGTCGCATCTGCATACACTTTCAGCTTCTTGAACATCGCATAGCCCAGCGGGCCTTTAGGCAGCATGCCCTTGACCGCTTTTTCCAGGGCGCGGCCCGGGAAACGCTGTTGCATCTTCAGGAAGTTGGTTTCGTAGATACCGCCCGGATAACCGGAGTGACGGTAGTACATCTTGTTCTGTTCTTTGGTGCCGGTCACGCGCAGCTTGGCTGCATTGATGACGACGAT includes:
- the rplM gene encoding 50S ribosomal protein L13 — encoded protein: MKTFSAKPLEVSREWYVIDATDKVLGRVASEVARRLRGKHKPEFTPHVDTGDFIVVINAAKLRVTGTKEQNKMYYRHSGYPGGIYETNFLKMQQRFPGRALEKAVKGMLPKGPLGYAMFKKLKVYADATHPHTAQQPKVLDI
- the rpsI gene encoding 30S ribosomal protein S9 — protein: MIGNYYYGTGRRKSAVARVFIKAGSGQIIVNGRPASEYFSRETGLMVIRQPLELTNNVERFDIKVNVHGGGESGQAGAVRHGITRALIDYDAALKAALSNAGFVTRDAREVERKKVGLRKARRAKQFSKR